One Frankia alni ACN14a DNA window includes the following coding sequences:
- a CDS encoding class I adenylate-forming enzyme family protein translates to MTANGATSASAATFSAAWRRAVADRGASPFLSWESSTGAVTTWTYAEFDRLTGRVAARLRAAGLPAGGAVHLALANSPAFVAVWLAAVVLGAHIVPADPAATAPEIAAQLTRTRAVVGICSPRRRTVYAEAAAAAAAAAAGSAGAGSDLVVFAVDEDDVELATLTGAAAGTGQAPSAGSPDTPGLVTPGLVTSGPETPGLETPGPETTAAVLFTSGTTSAPKGVVITQANYAFAGATMAAAAGLGPADRQLVALPLFHANAQYYSFAAAISVGASVALLGSFSASRFLAQAARHRATHASLFAAPMRMILARGAQRRDALVLRHVWFAQNVTADQYERLAALLGCRPRQLYGMTETTAAVLTSRPDEARPDAMGRPTPGCAVRLSPRPDGGERAPGEVGELLVGGERGARLFAGYLDDPGTTRRAFVDGWFRTGDRAYRDADGVYHFAGRDSETLKVAGENVSVVEVEAVVAEHPGVLEAAVVGRPDPVRDEVPVAYVVADPRGAAPGAEELAAWCRRRLSPVKRPREFVLVDELPRTSVGKIRKFLLPPAPAPDS, encoded by the coding sequence GTGACCGCGAACGGGGCGACGAGCGCGTCGGCCGCCACGTTCAGCGCGGCCTGGCGGCGCGCGGTCGCCGACCGGGGCGCGAGCCCGTTCCTGAGCTGGGAGTCCTCGACCGGGGCGGTGACGACGTGGACCTACGCCGAGTTCGACCGGCTCACCGGACGGGTCGCGGCCCGGCTGCGCGCGGCGGGCCTGCCCGCCGGCGGCGCCGTCCACCTCGCGCTGGCCAACTCGCCGGCCTTCGTCGCCGTGTGGCTGGCCGCCGTCGTCCTCGGCGCGCACATCGTGCCCGCCGACCCGGCCGCCACCGCCCCGGAGATCGCCGCGCAGCTCACCCGGACGAGGGCCGTGGTCGGGATCTGCTCGCCGCGGCGTCGGACGGTCTACGCCGAGGCAGCCGCAGCCGCAGCCGCAGCCGCAGCCGGGTCGGCCGGCGCCGGTTCGGACCTTGTCGTCTTCGCCGTCGACGAGGACGACGTCGAGCTTGCGACCCTGACCGGTGCCGCTGCCGGAACCGGACAGGCACCGTCGGCCGGCAGCCCTGACACTCCGGGCCTCGTCACTCCGGGCCTCGTCACTTCGGGCCCCGAAACGCCGGGCCTCGAAACGCCGGGCCCCGAAACGACTGCCGCGGTTCTGTTCACCTCCGGCACGACCAGCGCACCCAAGGGCGTGGTGATCACTCAGGCCAACTACGCCTTCGCGGGCGCGACGATGGCGGCGGCGGCCGGGCTGGGGCCCGCGGACCGCCAGCTCGTCGCGTTGCCACTGTTCCACGCGAACGCCCAGTACTACTCGTTCGCCGCCGCCATCTCCGTCGGGGCGAGTGTCGCCCTGCTCGGTTCCTTCTCGGCGTCGCGGTTCCTCGCGCAGGCCGCCCGGCACCGGGCAACGCACGCGAGCCTGTTCGCGGCCCCGATGCGGATGATCCTGGCCCGGGGCGCGCAGCGGCGCGACGCCCTGGTGCTGCGGCACGTGTGGTTCGCCCAGAACGTGACCGCCGACCAGTACGAGCGGCTCGCGGCCCTGCTCGGCTGCCGTCCCCGCCAGCTCTACGGGATGACGGAGACGACCGCGGCGGTCCTGACCAGCCGACCCGACGAGGCCCGCCCCGACGCGATGGGCCGTCCGACGCCGGGCTGCGCCGTGCGGCTGAGCCCCCGGCCGGACGGCGGCGAACGGGCGCCGGGGGAGGTCGGCGAGCTGCTCGTCGGCGGCGAGCGGGGCGCCCGGCTGTTTGCCGGGTACCTCGACGACCCCGGGACAACCCGGCGCGCCTTCGTCGACGGCTGGTTCCGCACCGGCGACCGGGCCTACCGCGACGCCGACGGTGTCTATCACTTCGCCGGTCGCGACAGCGAGACGCTGAAGGTGGCCGGCGAGAACGTGTCGGTGGTCGAGGTCGAGGCGGTCGTCGCCGAGCACCCCGGCGTGCTCGAGGCGGCGGTCGTCGGCCGGCCCGACCCGGTGCGCGACGAGGTCCCGGTCGCCTACGTCGTCGCCGACCCCCGCGGCGCCGCCCCCGGAGCCGAGGAGCTGGCCGCCTGGTGCCGGCGGCGGCTGAGCCCGGTCAAACGTCCCCGCGAGTTCGTCCTCGTCGACGAGCTCCCCCGAACCTCCGTCGGCAAGATCCGCAAGTTCCTCCTGCCCCCGGCCCCCGCACCCGACTCGTAG
- a CDS encoding alpha/beta hydrolase translates to MPLPNGVERELVEIPIPPSGRVDVFSGVARLSGAIWAAEVRPAGPRPSTAVLIVHPTANFLGHYALGTLAELGVAAVGLATRYVGNDANLNVENCLLDIGAAIGTLRGRGYERIVLVGNSGGGSIVPYYQAQAERPTVVAPPGGVGPDLTRADLPPADSIVLFMAHPSRARVSMEWLDPAIIDESVPFGRDPDLDAFDPRNTPPFSAEFIARYRAAQLARNRRITAWARAQLRLVTAAGHWPAGLDDLAFVVHGTSADLRFLDPAIDASDRTIGSTLWGRPEIADYLPAGLNRYTTLRSWINQWSIDDTNGDALRWLPGLSTPTLVVGGSADTGSPPVVLEQLHDAIGPAKKDYLLIDGATHYFEGRPDLLRAACDAIATW, encoded by the coding sequence GTGCCGTTGCCGAACGGGGTCGAGCGGGAACTGGTGGAGATACCGATTCCGCCGTCCGGGCGGGTGGACGTGTTCTCGGGCGTCGCCCGCCTGTCGGGGGCGATCTGGGCGGCCGAGGTGCGCCCGGCGGGCCCCAGGCCCAGCACGGCCGTGCTGATCGTGCACCCGACTGCCAACTTCCTCGGTCACTACGCGCTGGGGACGCTCGCCGAGCTCGGCGTCGCCGCGGTCGGGCTCGCCACCCGCTACGTGGGCAACGACGCCAACCTCAACGTCGAGAACTGCCTGCTCGACATCGGCGCCGCGATCGGCACGCTGCGCGGGCGGGGCTACGAGCGGATCGTGCTCGTCGGCAACTCGGGCGGAGGCTCGATCGTCCCCTACTACCAGGCGCAGGCCGAGCGGCCGACGGTCGTGGCCCCGCCGGGCGGCGTCGGGCCGGACCTCACCCGCGCCGACCTGCCGCCGGCCGACTCGATCGTGCTTTTCATGGCCCATCCCTCCCGCGCCCGGGTGTCGATGGAGTGGCTCGACCCGGCGATCATCGACGAGTCCGTGCCGTTCGGCCGGGACCCGGACCTCGATGCCTTCGACCCTCGCAACACCCCGCCGTTCTCCGCCGAGTTCATCGCCCGCTACCGCGCCGCGCAGCTCGCCCGCAACCGGCGGATCACCGCCTGGGCGCGGGCGCAGCTACGCCTGGTCACCGCCGCGGGACACTGGCCGGCGGGGCTGGACGACCTGGCGTTCGTCGTCCACGGCACCAGCGCCGACCTGCGCTTCCTCGATCCGGCCATCGACGCCAGCGACCGGACGATCGGCAGCACCCTGTGGGGCCGCCCCGAGATCGCCGACTACCTGCCGGCCGGGCTCAACCGCTACACGACGCTGCGGTCGTGGATCAACCAGTGGTCGATCGACGACACCAACGGCGACGCCCTGCGGTGGCTGCCGGGGCTGTCCACCCCGACGCTGGTCGTCGGCGGCTCGGCGGACACCGGCTCGCCGCCGGTGGTGCTCGAACAGCTCCACGACGCGATCGGGCCGGCGAAGAAGGACTACCTGCTCATCGACGGGGCGACGCACTACTTCGAGGGCCGGCCCGACCTGCTGCGCGCGGCGTGCGATGCGATCGCGACCTGGTGA
- a CDS encoding acetate--CoA ligase family protein: MAGSEPGAGSLDRLLNPASVAVVGVSERRPMSNVAVGHLLAAPVELHLVSPRPGVAYGRSTVASLRAVGGPVDAVFSLVGAAGSVGVVEEAAQLGCGGVVVVASGFAEAGDEGRERQDRLARAAAGAALPVCGPNCTGLVNVTSGVSLFTGTAVAVPAGGVSLVSSSGYLMRAAMAAARERNLGLRLAVSAGNEAVTVLADYLDFLVADPLTRVITVVIEKLRDPASFFAAVERARAAGKPVVVLKLGRSERARAIVRSHTGALTGESWVYDLAFRAAGVVDARDVDDLMDRAAILAQLPAHRLRPVERIAVIASSGGVAALASDVLAADVRAADVRASDVRAGEEVETPELTEIADEVRAIIPGAEVVNPLDLTGFTMARRESLDDVLRIYLAAEALDAVVVTWWLDEEDRERAEVLLGPAREAARRAGKPVVLTTVQQSRLGSWTATAGGPGLAFARGLGGAVRGLAAITRHLSPQPRVRPAAPPRPIPPPRPADVVRGDAGAMLSFAATMTLLAERGLPVAPWVVLDDPADWPARAGDLGGGAQLVVKLADVAHRTELGAVRLGVASGKVTAVAAELQAIAAAHGVPRTVAVQSQLAGAGEAFVGYQARTDLGPVVVAGLGGILVELTRTVVGRLLPVDGAVVESMLDELGGATVFRGLRAGAGWDRSALAKAVLAVAELGVAGAGWIGSIDVNPLICSPSGCVVADALVLVERTDAAAGTVTPPPGTAATER, from the coding sequence GTGGCGGGGTCGGAGCCCGGGGCGGGTTCGCTGGACAGGTTGTTGAACCCGGCGTCCGTGGCCGTCGTCGGGGTGAGCGAGCGGCGTCCCATGTCCAACGTCGCCGTGGGCCACCTGCTCGCCGCGCCCGTCGAGCTGCACCTGGTCAGCCCCCGCCCCGGCGTCGCCTACGGACGGTCGACGGTCGCCAGCCTGCGGGCGGTCGGCGGGCCGGTCGACGCCGTGTTCAGCCTGGTCGGCGCGGCAGGGTCGGTGGGCGTCGTCGAGGAGGCGGCGCAGCTCGGGTGCGGCGGGGTGGTCGTCGTGGCCAGCGGGTTCGCCGAGGCCGGCGACGAGGGCCGCGAGCGCCAGGACCGCCTCGCCCGGGCCGCGGCCGGCGCCGCCCTGCCGGTGTGCGGGCCGAACTGCACCGGTCTGGTGAACGTCACCAGTGGGGTCTCGCTGTTCACCGGGACGGCGGTGGCGGTGCCGGCCGGCGGGGTCTCCCTGGTGTCCTCCAGCGGGTACCTGATGCGCGCGGCGATGGCGGCGGCCCGCGAGCGCAACCTCGGCCTGCGCCTGGCGGTCTCGGCCGGCAACGAGGCGGTCACGGTGCTGGCCGACTACCTCGACTTCCTCGTGGCCGATCCGCTTACCCGCGTCATCACCGTCGTCATCGAGAAGCTGCGCGACCCGGCGTCGTTCTTCGCGGCGGTCGAGCGCGCCCGGGCGGCCGGCAAGCCCGTCGTCGTGCTCAAACTCGGCCGCAGCGAGCGGGCGCGGGCCATCGTGCGCTCGCACACCGGGGCGCTGACCGGCGAAAGCTGGGTCTACGACCTCGCGTTTCGCGCCGCCGGGGTCGTCGACGCCCGCGACGTCGACGACCTGATGGACCGGGCGGCGATCCTGGCCCAGCTGCCCGCGCACCGGCTGCGTCCGGTCGAGCGGATCGCCGTGATCGCCTCGTCGGGCGGCGTCGCCGCGCTGGCCTCCGACGTGCTGGCCGCCGACGTGCGGGCCGCCGACGTGCGGGCTTCGGACGTGCGGGCCGGCGAGGAGGTCGAGACGCCGGAGCTGACCGAGATCGCCGACGAGGTGCGGGCGATCATCCCTGGCGCCGAGGTCGTGAACCCGCTCGATCTGACCGGCTTCACCATGGCCCGGCGTGAGTCGCTCGACGACGTGCTGCGGATCTACCTCGCCGCCGAGGCGCTCGATGCCGTCGTCGTCACCTGGTGGCTTGACGAGGAGGACCGCGAGCGAGCGGAGGTGCTGCTCGGACCGGCCCGCGAGGCGGCGAGGCGCGCGGGCAAGCCGGTCGTGCTCACCACCGTGCAGCAGTCGCGGCTGGGGTCGTGGACCGCGACGGCCGGCGGGCCGGGGCTGGCCTTCGCCCGCGGTCTCGGCGGCGCGGTGCGCGGTCTGGCCGCGATCACCCGGCACCTGTCGCCGCAGCCCCGCGTGCGTCCGGCGGCCCCGCCCCGCCCGATCCCGCCACCGCGGCCGGCTGACGTGGTGCGCGGCGACGCCGGGGCGATGCTGTCGTTCGCCGCGACGATGACGCTGCTGGCCGAGCGCGGCCTGCCGGTCGCGCCGTGGGTGGTGCTCGACGATCCCGCCGACTGGCCGGCCCGCGCCGGTGACCTCGGCGGCGGCGCCCAGCTGGTCGTCAAGCTGGCCGACGTCGCGCACCGCACCGAGCTGGGCGCCGTTCGTCTCGGTGTTGCGTCCGGGAAGGTGACCGCGGTCGCCGCCGAGCTGCAGGCGATCGCCGCGGCCCACGGGGTGCCGCGCACCGTCGCCGTGCAGAGCCAGCTCGCCGGCGCCGGCGAGGCCTTCGTCGGCTACCAGGCCCGCACCGACCTCGGCCCGGTCGTCGTGGCCGGTCTCGGCGGCATCCTCGTCGAGCTGACCCGCACGGTTGTCGGCCGGCTGCTGCCGGTGGACGGCGCGGTCGTCGAGTCGATGCTGGACGAGCTCGGCGGGGCGACCGTGTTCCGGGGGCTGCGCGCGGGGGCCGGCTGGGACCGGTCGGCGTTGGCGAAGGCAGTGCTGGCCGTCGCCGAGCTGGGGGTGGCCGGCGCGGGCTGGATCGGCTCGATCGACGTCAACCCCCTGATCTGCTCGCCGTCGGGCTGCGTGGTGGCCGATGCGCTCGTGCTCGTCGAGAGAACCGATGCCGCCGCCGGGACGGTGACGCCGCCGCCGGGAACTGCCGCCACCGAACGCTGA
- a CDS encoding PrpF domain-containing protein → MALSTATAIPLVLMRGGTSKGVFVTDDALPGAGPERDRAILALLGSPDPMQLDGLGGTHSSTSKVVLVRPSEHPGCDIDYLFVQVGIDRPIVDYAGNCGNLTAAAAVYALEEGLLAGDARPGLVRMFNRNLGQRIDALVPAPPTRGVGPDAVGPEGDRPDAVGPEGDGPEGDGPDRDGREGDWREEARLAGMPTTGLAVLTEYLDPAGPVTGALLPTGRPRDVLTPSVGGPIEVSLVDLAAPIVFVRAADLGLRGDEAPAALNARPGLLARLESIRAAGAARMGLASDEAAAAVDSPVLPRLTIVSPPPPSADLVVRATSLGRAHHACPITTALCAAAAARTAGTLPFAYARVATDTHTTDTDTHTTDTDTDAADTDAGTTAPGTTASDAAGPETVRIAHPRGTLTVTVRTSDRAGREIVAVGVLRTARRLLAGTAYLPG, encoded by the coding sequence ATGGCTCTCAGCACCGCCACCGCGATTCCGCTGGTGCTCATGCGCGGCGGGACGAGCAAGGGCGTGTTCGTCACCGACGACGCGCTGCCCGGCGCCGGGCCCGAGCGGGACCGGGCGATCCTGGCCCTGCTGGGCTCGCCCGACCCGATGCAGCTCGACGGGCTCGGCGGGACGCATTCGAGCACCAGCAAGGTGGTGCTGGTCCGGCCGAGCGAGCACCCGGGCTGCGACATCGACTACCTGTTCGTCCAGGTCGGCATCGACCGTCCGATCGTCGACTACGCCGGCAACTGCGGGAACCTCACCGCCGCGGCCGCGGTGTACGCGCTGGAGGAGGGCCTGCTCGCCGGCGACGCCCGACCCGGCCTGGTGCGGATGTTCAACCGCAACCTGGGGCAGCGCATCGACGCTCTCGTGCCGGCCCCGCCGACCCGCGGCGTCGGGCCGGACGCCGTCGGGCCGGAGGGTGACAGGCCGGACGCCGTCGGGCCGGAGGGTGACGGGCCGGAGGGTGACGGGCCGGACCGCGACGGACGGGAGGGCGACTGGCGGGAGGAGGCACGGCTCGCGGGGATGCCCACCACGGGGCTCGCGGTGCTGACCGAGTACCTCGACCCGGCTGGTCCGGTCACCGGGGCGCTGCTGCCGACCGGCCGACCGCGCGACGTGCTCACGCCGAGCGTCGGCGGGCCGATCGAGGTGTCGCTCGTCGACCTCGCGGCGCCGATCGTGTTCGTCCGGGCGGCGGATCTCGGGCTGCGCGGCGACGAGGCGCCGGCCGCCCTCAACGCCAGGCCGGGCCTGCTCGCGCGGCTGGAGTCCATCCGCGCCGCCGGCGCCGCCCGCATGGGGCTCGCGTCCGACGAGGCCGCGGCCGCGGTCGACTCCCCGGTCCTGCCCCGGCTCACCATCGTCTCCCCGCCGCCGCCATCGGCCGATCTCGTGGTCCGGGCGACGTCGCTGGGACGCGCCCACCACGCCTGCCCGATCACCACCGCGCTGTGCGCCGCCGCCGCCGCCCGCACCGCCGGCACCCTGCCGTTCGCCTACGCCCGGGTCGCCACCGACACCCACACCACCGACACCGACACCCACACCACCGACACCGACACCGACGCCGCCGACACCGACGCCGGCACCACCGCCCCCGGCACCACCGCTTCCGACGCCGCCGGCCCGGAGACGGTCCGCATCGCGCACCCCAGGGGCACCCTGACCGTCACCGTCCGGACCTCGGACCGTGCGGGTCGGGAGATCGTGGCGGTGGGCGTGCTGCGCACCGCCCGGCGGCTGCTCGCCGGAACCGCCTACCTGCCCGGCTGA
- a CDS encoding NIPSNAP family protein — MLYELRRYELFGHNRDALHDRFADHTVPLFDRHGFRQVGYFETVIGDGPDLTYLLAWDGLDERQRAWADFHRDPEWAEVRLRSTAEHGLLVARTHSSILRPLPFSNLR, encoded by the coding sequence ATGCTGTACGAGCTGCGCCGCTACGAGCTGTTCGGCCACAACCGCGACGCCCTGCACGACCGGTTCGCCGACCACACCGTGCCCCTGTTCGACCGGCACGGCTTCCGTCAGGTCGGCTACTTCGAGACCGTGATCGGCGACGGCCCTGACCTCACCTACCTGCTCGCCTGGGACGGCCTCGACGAACGCCAGCGGGCCTGGGCCGACTTCCACCGGGACCCCGAGTGGGCCGAGGTGCGCCTGCGCAGCACCGCCGAGCACGGGCTGCTCGTGGCGAGAACCCACAGCAGCATCCTGCGCCCCCTGCCGTTCTCGAACCTGCGCTGA
- a CDS encoding VOC family protein, translating into MTFTNSPRRVVPAPVRPADAQAPARLSHLALVTRDAAATTDFYSTVMRMELVAAVMHERVPSTGDTMPYLHIFFRMQDGSTVAFFEVPDLPAAAAPSHPAHDVFRHIALEVPTTDMVDEWREWVRGHGVDVLGPVDHTIIYSIYFHDPDGNRLEITTPLVADWNDRPIQARRALEAWTATKERARRDGTEVSAALHELVVTSEPTTFD; encoded by the coding sequence ATGACTTTCACGAACTCCCCGCGCAGGGTCGTTCCCGCACCGGTCCGCCCCGCCGACGCACAGGCGCCCGCCCGCCTGAGCCACCTGGCCCTGGTGACGCGCGACGCCGCCGCCACCACCGATTTCTACAGCACCGTGATGCGGATGGAACTCGTCGCCGCGGTGATGCACGAGCGGGTGCCGTCGACCGGGGACACCATGCCCTACCTGCACATCTTCTTCCGGATGCAGGACGGCTCGACGGTGGCCTTCTTCGAGGTTCCCGACCTGCCCGCCGCGGCGGCGCCCTCCCATCCGGCCCATGACGTCTTCCGGCACATTGCCCTGGAGGTGCCCACCACGGACATGGTCGATGAATGGCGGGAATGGGTGCGCGGGCACGGCGTCGACGTTCTCGGCCCGGTCGACCACACCATCATCTACAGCATCTACTTCCATGATCCCGACGGCAACCGGCTCGAGATCACGACGCCGCTGGTCGCCGACTGGAACGATCGGCCGATCCAGGCCCGTCGGGCGCTGGAGGCGTGGACGGCGACGAAGGAACGGGCCCGCCGCGACGGCACCGAGGTCTCGGCCGCGCTGCACGAGCTCGTCGTCACGTCCGAGCCGACCACCTTCGACTGA
- a CDS encoding winged helix-turn-helix transcriptional regulator → MRADTQAQRAQEPGGDPRREVRLDGPVVVVADGARPDAEALALLAGRERWRLVEASGADAARRATSLRRASLVAVVTDDPRFAVEVTRAMCRACDAPVIVLGDLDPMVRVRVLTDGADLALPTGLDPSALGAQIIALLRRVSDTWEPTVRYLSAAELHVDLWARTCLLDGAELALSPTEFRLLVYLMHHPHRALPRLRIVRTLWGNAGGPGDTNALRIQISRLRHKITAAGRPTPLIRAVRGVGYEFTENVLEMGDDVGGGAARPTSLTSLTMPRTVLDVARRLPRASQTAAAEFLTTTLVTSAACDAAAIFRRGGGHMHLVAERGNTARWRELMAGGVPLRSSFAQVHAFETNQPTQIADIVGGAHGYRETTRALAADGFHSCLFVPIFNGPTAWGGLGLASRSRRPLDPAVTTFGVAIAAMFSLVIRPASDLAG, encoded by the coding sequence ATGCGGGCAGACACGCAGGCGCAGCGGGCCCAGGAGCCCGGTGGCGACCCTCGCCGGGAGGTGCGGCTGGACGGTCCCGTCGTCGTGGTGGCCGACGGTGCCCGGCCCGACGCCGAGGCGCTGGCCCTGCTGGCGGGCCGCGAGCGGTGGCGGCTGGTCGAGGCCTCGGGAGCGGACGCCGCCCGCCGCGCCACCTCGCTGCGCAGGGCGTCGCTGGTCGCCGTCGTCACCGACGACCCGCGGTTCGCCGTCGAGGTGACCCGCGCGATGTGCCGCGCCTGCGACGCCCCGGTCATCGTCCTGGGCGACCTCGACCCGATGGTCCGGGTGCGTGTGCTCACCGACGGGGCGGACCTGGCCCTGCCGACCGGGCTGGACCCGTCCGCCCTGGGGGCGCAGATCATCGCCCTGCTCCGCCGGGTCAGCGACACCTGGGAGCCGACCGTGCGCTACCTGAGCGCCGCCGAGCTGCACGTCGACCTGTGGGCCCGGACCTGCCTGCTGGACGGGGCGGAGCTCGCCCTGTCGCCCACCGAGTTCCGCCTGCTCGTCTACCTGATGCACCACCCGCACCGGGCCCTGCCGCGGTTGCGGATCGTCCGCACGCTGTGGGGCAACGCCGGCGGGCCGGGCGACACCAACGCCCTGCGCATCCAGATCTCCCGGCTCCGCCACAAGATCACTGCCGCGGGGCGGCCGACGCCGCTGATCCGCGCGGTGCGCGGCGTCGGGTACGAGTTCACCGAGAACGTCCTGGAGATGGGCGACGACGTCGGCGGCGGCGCCGCCCGGCCGACCTCGCTGACCTCGCTGACGATGCCGCGCACGGTCCTCGACGTCGCCCGCCGGCTGCCCCGCGCCTCGCAGACCGCGGCGGCGGAGTTCCTCACCACCACGCTGGTGACCAGCGCCGCCTGTGACGCCGCGGCGATCTTCCGCCGCGGCGGCGGGCACATGCACCTCGTCGCCGAGCGGGGCAACACCGCGCGCTGGCGGGAGCTGATGGCGGGCGGCGTGCCCCTGCGGTCCAGCTTCGCCCAGGTCCATGCGTTCGAGACCAACCAGCCGACCCAGATCGCCGACATCGTCGGCGGCGCGCACGGCTACCGGGAGACCACTCGCGCGCTGGCGGCCGACGGCTTCCACAGCTGTCTGTTCGTGCCGATCTTCAACGGCCCCACCGCCTGGGGCGGGCTGGGCCTGGCCAGCCGCTCCCGCCGCCCGCTCGACCCGGCCGTCACGACCTTCGGCGTGGCGATCGCCGCCATGTTCTCGCTGGTCATCCGGCCGGCGTCCGACCTGGCGGGATGA
- a CDS encoding amidohydrolase family protein produces MELPRIEVPRIELPRIVSTDDHVVEPAHLWQSWLPARFRERGPRVERRGVARIRVVGAGPKYAHDFDPSGRPADCWVFEDLVFVQKRTTAAVGFAREEMSLTSITYDEMRPGCYDPKARLEDMDVNWVEASLCFPTFPRFCGQTFHEATDDRELGLACVEAYNDWMVEEWCGDSGGRLIPLCLVPLWDADRAAAEVRRNAARGVRAVAFSEIPPFLGLPSIHSGYWDPLFEACDETGTVVCMHIGSSSRMPSTSADAPHAVNASVAFNNAMASMSDYLWSGLMVRYPNLKLAYSESQIGWIPFLLERIDAKWRDARSWLGDGGLPEPPSHYYHNRIFGCFFDDRFGVRSRHDVGIDNITFETDYPHTDSTWPNTREVAERLMAGVPDDEIYKIMRGNAIRMLGLDLDLDRP; encoded by the coding sequence ATGGAACTCCCCAGGATCGAAGTCCCCAGGATCGAACTCCCGAGGATCGTCAGCACCGATGACCACGTCGTCGAGCCGGCCCATCTGTGGCAGAGCTGGCTGCCCGCGAGGTTTCGCGAGCGCGGCCCCCGGGTCGAGCGTCGTGGGGTCGCGAGAATCCGGGTGGTCGGCGCGGGCCCGAAGTACGCCCACGATTTCGACCCGAGCGGGCGTCCGGCGGACTGCTGGGTCTTCGAGGATCTGGTCTTCGTCCAGAAGCGCACCACGGCCGCGGTCGGATTCGCCCGCGAGGAGATGTCGCTGACCTCGATCACCTACGACGAGATGCGGCCGGGCTGCTACGACCCGAAGGCCCGGCTGGAGGACATGGACGTGAACTGGGTCGAGGCGTCGCTGTGCTTCCCCACGTTCCCCCGGTTCTGCGGCCAGACCTTCCACGAGGCGACCGACGACCGCGAGCTCGGCCTGGCCTGCGTCGAGGCCTACAACGACTGGATGGTCGAGGAGTGGTGCGGCGACTCCGGCGGGCGACTCATCCCGTTGTGCCTGGTCCCGCTGTGGGACGCCGACCGCGCGGCGGCCGAGGTCCGGCGCAACGCCGCCCGCGGCGTCCGGGCCGTGGCGTTCAGCGAGATCCCGCCGTTCCTCGGCCTGCCCAGCATCCACTCCGGCTACTGGGACCCGCTGTTCGAGGCCTGCGACGAGACCGGCACCGTCGTCTGCATGCACATCGGGTCGTCCTCGCGCATGCCGTCGACGTCGGCGGACGCGCCGCACGCGGTGAACGCCTCCGTCGCGTTCAACAATGCCATGGCCTCGATGTCGGACTATCTCTGGTCGGGTCTCATGGTCCGTTACCCGAACCTGAAGCTCGCCTATTCCGAGTCACAGATCGGCTGGATTCCGTTCCTGCTGGAGCGGATCGACGCCAAGTGGCGTGACGCCCGTTCCTGGCTCGGCGACGGAGGCCTGCCCGAGCCGCCGTCGCACTACTACCACAACCGCATCTTCGGCTGCTTCTTCGACGACCGCTTCGGCGTCCGGTCCCGGCACGACGTCGGCATCGACAACATCACCTTCGAGACCGACTATCCGCACACCGACTCCACCTGGCCGAACACCCGGGAGGTCGCCGAGCGACTCATGGCGGGCGTCCCCGACGACGAGATCTACAAGATCATGCGAGGCAATGCCATCCGCATGCTCGGCCTGGATCTGGACCTCGACCGCCCCTGA